The Schistocerca cancellata isolate TAMUIC-IGC-003103 chromosome 4, iqSchCanc2.1, whole genome shotgun sequence genome contains a region encoding:
- the LOC126183478 gene encoding uncharacterized protein LOC126183478 encodes MAALALPVILVCLSRTALAGVFGLPPFAYVAPPLPYYQHYSAQPAVATHYSAQPAVATHYSAQPAISQTHYSYSPPPENRFQGFYYRTAFLDGSADSQVLFVTGPEVRQLLSEASQFTRLLASGGAENATDGGAAFRSLAERAKAAAESSVVFPAATAPLLGGSIPLDAFLPPWARGLPDAVTGADGAAGGDADNSTSSSSSDSTQDSAAPAEAGPNSEASSRSEVIVPAIETNSIADTPQPVPDVAASSTSAPAVEPAASPSAPVASEAASAAPSTEPASPSPSTEVAPASSSTEVAPAPSSTEMATASSSTEVAPASSSAEMAPASSSTEVAPASSSEATVSSTEAAPSESGGETTSAAAVDSGASPVATEPSPIASVDTAASTSAPAAAEEASTSTGSSEVTPSVVVITEASSGDSTENGASTPASTERAPSESSETTSPDSASSTTAPQGSAETSTLSEAASDSSESTTNSSSGTEQLATS; translated from the coding sequence GTGATCCTAGTGTGCTTGTCGCGCACGGCGCTGGCCGGTGTGTTCGGTCTGCCCCCCTTCGCGTACGTGGCGCCGCCGCTGCCCTACTACCAGCACTACTCCGCTCAGCCGGCAGTGGCGACTCACTACTCGGCCCAGCCCGCAGTCGCCACTCACTACTCCGCCCAGCCCGCCATCTCGCAGACGCACTACTCCTACTCGCCTCCGCCGGAGAACCGCTTCCAGGGTTTCTACTACCGCACCGCTTTCCTCGACGGCTCCGCGGACAGCCAGGTGCTGTTCGTGACCGGGCCGGAGGTGCGTCAGCTGCTGAGCGAGGCGTCGCAGTTTACGCGGCTGCTGGCGTCTGGCGGAGCGGAGAACGCGACAGATGGGGGCGCCGCCTTCAGGTCGCTGGCAGAGCGAGCCAAGGCCGCCGCGGAGAGCTCCGTGGTGTTCCCGGCAGCCACTGCGCCGCTGCTGGGTGGCTCCATCCCACTGGACGCTTTCCTGCCGCCGTGGGCGCGCGGCCTACCCGACGCAGTCACCGGTGCCGACGGAGCCGCTGGCGGCGACGCTGACAATTCCACGAGTTCCAGCAGCTCGGACAGCACACAGGACAGCGCCGCACCTGCCGAGGCTGGTCCAAACTCCGAAGCGAGTAGCCGCTCCGAAGTTATCGTGCCGGCGATAGAGACCAACAGCATCGCCGATACACCCCAGCCGGTCCCCGACGTGGCCGCCTCCTCCACTTCGGCTCCAGCAGTGGAACCGGCAGCCAGCCCATCCGCACCCGTCGCCTCCGAAGCAGCCTCTGCGGCACCGAGTACCGAACCGGCATCGCCTTCACCCAGTACAGAAGTGGCACCCGCTTCCAGCAGTACGGAAGTGGCACCCGCTCCCAGCAGTACCGAAATGGCAACCGCTTCCAGCAGCACAGAAGTGGCACCCGCTTCCAGCAGTGCCGAAATGGCACCCGCTTCCAGCAGTACCGAGGTGGCACCCGCTTCCAGCAGTGAAGCCACAGTATCCAGCACTGAAGCGGCACCCTCCGAATCTGGTGGAGAAACTACTTCGGCTGCAGCTGTAGACAGCGGAGCGAGTCCAGTCGCCACAGAACCCAGTCCCATTGCTTCTGTCGATACTGCTGCCTCTACCAGTGCCCCTGCTGCCGCGGAAGAAGCTTCGACCTCCACTGGATCATCGGAAGTCACTCCATCTGTTGTCGTTATCACCGAGGCTTCTTCTGGTGACTCGACTGAAAACGGTGCATCCACACCCGCCTCTACCGAACGTGCTCCGTCCGAATCTTCTGAAACTACTAGCCCAGACAGCGCTTCCAGCACCACTGCCCCTCAAGGATCAGCTGAAACGAGTACACTCTCAGAGGCAGCTAGTGACAGCTCCGAATCTACCACTAACTCTAGCAGTGGCACGGAGCAATTAGCTACGAGTTAG